A genomic stretch from bacterium includes:
- a CDS encoding sigma-54 dependent transcriptional regulator — MTEARILVADDEESLRVVIRNSLRHKGYAVDCAEDGRQASKMVDQQKYDVVLLDIRMPEIDGFKLLERIRQIENPPPVIMMTAQDTMKNAIDAMKKGAFDYLTKPFDIDELDILVQKALKERALETEVEHLRQEVKEFQMGPHMIVGESRPVRELYKMIGKLAARDVTVLIQGESGTGKELMARSIHYESDRASQPFVAVNVAAIPKELLESELFGHVRGAFTGANDERIGYFEKAGKGTIFLDEIGELPLNLQAKILRVLQEREIQRLGSSEPMAVHARVIAATNQNLSKMVKEKKFREDLFYRLNVVPLEIPPLRVRKDDIPLLANYFVKKFCDELASPAKQIAPEVMKVLKGYPWPGNVRELENVVKRAIVLSPGPTIGPEVVTPFLGDALGNVDMDEIALEDIVRKKLASFLSKWDGYDVEDLYDAVMNRVERPLLELILERTRGNQIRAAKMLGINRNTLHKKMKDLKIATKP; from the coding sequence ATGACAGAGGCTCGCATTCTGGTGGCTGACGACGAGGAAAGTCTCCGGGTCGTGATCCGCAATTCCCTCCGGCACAAGGGTTACGCGGTCGATTGCGCCGAGGACGGCAGGCAGGCGTCCAAAATGGTCGACCAACAGAAGTACGACGTCGTTCTCCTCGACATCCGGATGCCGGAGATCGACGGGTTCAAGTTGCTGGAGCGGATCCGGCAGATCGAGAACCCGCCTCCCGTCATCATGATGACGGCCCAGGACACGATGAAGAACGCCATCGACGCGATGAAGAAAGGCGCGTTCGATTATCTCACCAAGCCCTTCGACATCGATGAACTCGACATCCTGGTGCAGAAGGCGTTGAAGGAGCGGGCCCTGGAGACGGAGGTGGAGCATCTCCGTCAGGAGGTGAAGGAGTTTCAAATGGGGCCCCACATGATCGTGGGGGAGAGCCGTCCGGTCCGGGAGCTTTACAAGATGATCGGCAAGCTGGCCGCGCGCGACGTGACCGTGCTGATCCAGGGCGAGTCCGGAACCGGCAAGGAGCTCATGGCGCGATCGATCCACTACGAGAGCGACCGGGCTTCGCAGCCGTTCGTGGCCGTCAACGTCGCGGCCATTCCCAAGGAACTGCTCGAAAGCGAGCTGTTCGGCCACGTGCGCGGGGCCTTCACCGGGGCGAACGACGAACGGATCGGTTATTTTGAAAAGGCCGGCAAGGGGACGATCTTTCTCGATGAGATCGGGGAATTGCCCCTCAATCTGCAGGCGAAGATCCTTCGCGTCCTCCAAGAGAGGGAGATTCAAAGGCTGGGCAGCTCCGAGCCGATGGCCGTGCATGCCCGCGTCATCGCGGCCACCAACCAGAACCTCTCCAAGATGGTGAAGGAAAAAAAGTTCCGGGAGGACCTTTTTTACCGTTTGAACGTCGTGCCCCTGGAGATTCCGCCCCTCAGGGTGCGAAAGGACGATATCCCGCTCCTGGCGAATTACTTCGTCAAAAAATTCTGCGACGAGCTGGCCTCGCCCGCCAAGCAGATCGCTCCCGAAGTCATGAAGGTGCTCAAGGGCTACCCGTGGCCGGGGAACGTGCGGGAACTGGAGAACGTCGTGAAGCGGGCCATCGTCCTCTCTCCCGGCCCGACGATCGGTCCGGAGGTCGTGACGCCGTTCCTGGGCGATGCCCTCGGCAACGTCGACATGGACGAGATCGCGCTCGAGGACATCGTCCGCAAGAAACTTGCCTCTTTTCTCTCCAAGTGGGATGGCTACGACGTCGAGGATCTCTACGACGCGGTGATGAACCGGGTCGAGAGGCCGCTCCTGGAGCTCATCTTGGAGAGGACGCGCGGCAACCAGATCCGGGCCGCGAAGATGCTGGGCATCAACCGGAACACGCTTCACAAGAAGATGAAGGACCTGAAGATCGCGACGAAACCATGA
- a CDS encoding ZIP family metal transporter, which translates to MISTSVVAGGIVPVFLSWTRKYVHYLLAFSAGLMLGATLIHLFPASVGLLGESASLWVLAGFLFLYVFQKFLTVHICEMLECEVHSLGISATIGICAHSLTDGIALGSGLLVSELGFVVFLTIFFHKLPEAFALTTVLLHERHARSRIILLNVVLILTVPLGAVLVRSFGAVHPEFIGAALAFSAGTFLHVSLSDLLPHVHEHAERQVPIVISFVLGLAAMWAVELFVHRHGHAF; encoded by the coding sequence ATGATCTCCACGTCCGTCGTGGCCGGCGGGATCGTGCCCGTCTTTCTTTCGTGGACGCGCAAGTACGTCCACTATCTCCTGGCCTTTTCGGCCGGACTCATGCTGGGCGCGACGCTCATCCATCTTTTTCCCGCGTCGGTGGGGCTCCTGGGCGAGAGCGCCTCGCTCTGGGTTCTGGCCGGATTTCTCTTTCTCTACGTCTTCCAGAAATTCCTGACGGTCCATATCTGCGAGATGCTCGAGTGCGAGGTCCATAGCTTGGGCATATCCGCCACCATCGGCATTTGCGCCCATTCCCTGACCGACGGTATCGCTCTGGGTTCGGGCCTTCTCGTCAGCGAGCTGGGCTTCGTCGTCTTTCTCACGATCTTCTTCCACAAGCTTCCCGAAGCCTTCGCCTTGACCACCGTGCTCCTTCACGAGCGCCACGCGAGGTCGCGGATCATCCTGCTCAACGTCGTCCTCATCCTGACGGTCCCTTTGGGCGCGGTCCTGGTGCGCTCCTTCGGGGCGGTGCATCCCGAGTTCATCGGAGCGGCGCTCGCCTTCTCCGCCGGGACCTTTCTCCACGTTTCTCTGTCCGACTTGCTCCCCCACGTGCACGAACACGCGGAGCGCCAAGTTCCGATCGTCATCTCGTTCGTTCTGGGATTGGCGGCCATGTGGGCGGTGGAACTCTTCGTTCACCGGCACGGACATGCGTTCTAA
- the thiE gene encoding thiamine phosphate synthase, producing the protein MRSKPAVRGLYAIVDSTVTPETDLSVLTEEYLRGGASVIQLRDKRRLESPDRERIFRDTAGRIQDLKARFDFIWIVNDDLGVAKAIGADGVHVGRDDPSPEECRRILGPDKIIGYSSHGLEEAVGAERRGADYIAFGAIFSTPTKGPGHPVQGLEKLRQVVKAVKIPVVAIGGINRSNIKDVLATGVHSVAMISALAKTGDRIEEARYFSALFK; encoded by the coding sequence ATGCGTTCTAAACCCGCGGTCCGCGGCTTATACGCCATCGTCGACTCCACCGTGACCCCTGAGACTGATTTGTCCGTCTTGACCGAGGAATACCTTCGGGGCGGGGCCTCCGTCATCCAGCTTCGGGACAAACGGCGCCTTGAGTCCCCGGACCGCGAACGGATCTTCCGCGATACGGCAGGCCGCATTCAGGATCTCAAGGCTCGTTTCGATTTTATCTGGATCGTGAACGACGATCTCGGGGTGGCCAAGGCGATCGGCGCCGACGGCGTCCACGTCGGCAGGGACGACCCCTCCCCCGAGGAATGCCGGCGGATTCTGGGGCCGGACAAGATCATCGGGTATTCGTCGCATGGCCTGGAGGAGGCCGTGGGCGCCGAACGCCGCGGAGCCGACTATATCGCCTTCGGAGCGATCTTTTCCACGCCCACCAAGGGGCCCGGCCATCCCGTCCAGGGGCTGGAAAAGCTGAGGCAAGTCGTGAAAGCGGTCAAGATCCCCGTGGTGGCGATCGGGGGCATCAACCGCTCAAACATCAAGGATGTGCTTGCGACCGGCGTTCACTCTGTGGCTATGATCTCCGCATTGGCAAAAACGGGGGATCGCATCGAGGAGGCGAGATATTTTTCCGCGCTTTTTAAGTGA
- the thiD gene encoding bifunctional hydroxymethylpyrimidine kinase/phosphomethylpyrimidine kinase, producing MKTVLTIAGSDPSGGAGIQVDLMAFHSLGVHGVTAITAVTSQNEKRFFSLNPVSSRLLREQIQAITAVHRVDAIKIGMLGTEDNVFAIYRFLDQMKGEYKDKDKIPKVVLDPVFKSSTGALLIDPKGMAILTQFLVPLVTLVTPNLDEAEIMAKMKVKNVEDMREAALHIHTVCKGVKAVLVKGGHLKEDPVDVLYDGKDWTIFPSRKKFVRGAHGTGCALSAAIAAHLARGYSLEKAIERSKEFVSDYIRARV from the coding sequence GTGAAAACCGTCCTTACAATCGCGGGTTCTGACCCTTCCGGCGGAGCCGGCATTCAGGTCGACCTCATGGCGTTCCACTCCCTGGGGGTGCACGGCGTGACGGCCATCACCGCGGTCACCTCCCAGAACGAAAAGCGCTTTTTCTCTCTCAATCCCGTCTCCTCCCGCCTTCTGCGCGAACAAATTCAGGCGATCACCGCCGTCCACCGTGTCGACGCCATCAAGATCGGCATGCTCGGCACCGAGGACAACGTCTTCGCCATCTACCGTTTCCTCGACCAGATGAAGGGCGAGTACAAGGACAAGGACAAGATTCCCAAGGTCGTCTTGGATCCCGTCTTCAAATCGTCGACCGGGGCCCTTCTCATCGACCCCAAGGGCATGGCCATCCTGACGCAGTTCCTGGTTCCGCTCGTCACTCTCGTCACTCCCAATCTGGATGAGGCCGAGATCATGGCCAAGATGAAGGTGAAGAACGTCGAGGACATGCGCGAGGCCGCCCTCCATATCCACACGGTGTGCAAAGGTGTGAAAGCGGTGCTCGTCAAAGGCGGACATTTGAAGGAGGACCCGGTGGACGTCCTCTATGACGGCAAGGATTGGACGATCTTCCCGTCGCGCAAGAAGTTCGTCCGCGGCGCTCACGGGACCGGCTGCGCCCTCTCCGCCGCCATCGCCGCGCACCTGGCTCGCGGATATTCCCTCGAAAAGGCGATCGAGCGTTCGAAGGAGTTCGTTTCCGACTACATCCGGGCGAGGGTTTGA